The Vibrio gallaecicus genome contains a region encoding:
- the cydD gene encoding heme ABC transporter permease/ATP-binding protein CydD — MDKTKQRTLNKWLKQQSKLAKRWLMIAIGLGVLSSIFLLVQAALLASILHQLIIENVDKSELVMHFIGLALSVVGRAGCTWGREIAGYRCGEQIRIYIRQLILDKLRELGPAYIKGKPAGSWATLLLEQVEDMQDFFSRYLPQMSLSVFIPFIILVVVFPINWAAGLIFLLTAPLVPMFMALVGMKAADANRKNFKALQRLSGHFYDRLQSMTTIRLFNRADAETEVLRGASEVFRTRTMDVLKIAFLSSAVLEFFTSLSIAMTAVYFGFSYIGELNFGHYGVGVTLFAGLFILILAPEFYQPLRDLGTFYHAKQQAVGAAESIVEFLDTDITKVKSGNIDLASPSSISVEASDLKVISPEGVELVGPISFILDPQQSTALVGPSGAGKTSLINAILGFMPYEGSLKINGIELRELDLASWRKQISWVGQNPLLLHGTIKDNVTLGKQEISESDIHQALSQSHADEFVNQHGLEYMISDRSGGLSVGQSQRLALARAMIQNGQFWLLDEPTASLDARSEQLVMQGINSNIDDKTALLVTHQLEPLKAVDKILVMQNGKLLEQGNYQQLSQAGGLFEEMLSANLAQHNNEGNLDA, encoded by the coding sequence ATGGATAAGACAAAACAACGCACCTTGAATAAGTGGCTTAAACAGCAAAGTAAGTTAGCTAAGCGCTGGCTTATGATTGCTATTGGCCTTGGCGTACTTTCAAGCATTTTTTTGCTGGTACAAGCTGCCCTACTTGCCTCTATTCTTCATCAGCTCATTATTGAAAATGTCGATAAGTCCGAACTTGTCATGCATTTTATTGGTTTAGCACTTTCAGTTGTTGGACGAGCGGGCTGTACTTGGGGACGAGAAATTGCTGGTTACCGATGTGGTGAGCAAATTCGAATCTATATAAGACAGCTGATCTTGGACAAACTCAGAGAGTTGGGGCCTGCCTACATCAAAGGCAAACCCGCTGGTAGCTGGGCAACTTTGCTTTTAGAACAAGTTGAAGACATGCAAGATTTCTTCTCTCGTTATCTCCCTCAAATGTCCCTCTCGGTTTTTATCCCGTTCATCATTTTGGTTGTGGTCTTCCCCATTAACTGGGCTGCTGGTTTAATTTTCCTTTTGACTGCTCCTCTTGTTCCAATGTTTATGGCACTTGTTGGAATGAAAGCGGCTGATGCTAACCGTAAAAACTTCAAAGCATTACAGCGTTTATCCGGTCACTTTTACGATCGATTGCAGTCAATGACGACCATTCGTCTGTTCAACCGAGCAGATGCAGAAACCGAAGTCCTACGCGGTGCATCTGAAGTATTCAGAACCCGTACAATGGATGTTTTGAAAATAGCTTTCTTATCATCTGCTGTTCTTGAGTTCTTCACTTCGCTTTCAATTGCAATGACCGCGGTTTATTTCGGTTTTAGCTATATTGGTGAACTTAACTTTGGTCACTATGGTGTGGGTGTCACTCTATTCGCTGGCTTGTTTATTTTAATTTTAGCTCCCGAGTTTTATCAGCCTCTGAGAGATTTGGGTACGTTTTACCATGCTAAACAGCAAGCAGTAGGTGCAGCAGAAAGCATTGTGGAGTTTTTGGATACTGATATTACTAAAGTTAAGTCGGGCAATATTGATTTGGCATCCCCTAGCAGTATCTCAGTTGAAGCCAGCGATCTAAAAGTAATCAGCCCGGAAGGTGTTGAGCTTGTCGGTCCAATTTCATTTATTTTAGACCCACAACAATCAACTGCATTAGTTGGTCCAAGTGGTGCCGGTAAAACCAGCTTGATCAACGCTATTTTAGGTTTCATGCCCTATGAAGGTAGTTTGAAGATCAATGGTATAGAGTTACGAGAACTTGATTTGGCTTCATGGAGAAAACAAATCAGCTGGGTTGGTCAAAACCCATTACTGCTTCATGGAACTATTAAAGACAATGTCACGCTAGGTAAACAAGAAATCTCTGAATCTGACATCCATCAAGCACTGTCGCAATCTCACGCTGATGAATTCGTCAACCAACATGGTCTTGAATACATGATTTCAGATCGTTCAGGTGGTTTGTCAGTCGGTCAATCTCAACGTCTAGCACTCGCTCGTGCAATGATTCAAAACGGACAGTTTTGGCTATTGGATGAACCGACAGCAAGTTTAGACGCTCGCAGTGAGCAACTGGTTATGCAAGGCATCAATTCTAATATTGATGACAAAACAGCATTACTGGTGACCCATCAACTCGAACCTCTTAAAGCCGTCGATAAAATCCTTGTCATGCAAAACGGAAAGCTGCTTGAACAAGGCAATTATCAGCAACTGTCTCAAGCGGGTGGTTTATTTGAAGAAATGCTCAGCGCGAATTTAGCTCAACATAACAATGAGGGTAATTTAGATGCGTGA
- the cydC gene encoding heme ABC transporter ATP-binding protein/permease CydC, producing the protein MRDLLPYLKLYKKHWFGLSLGMLLAFATLSASIGLLTLSGWFISASAVAGLTIARETFNYMLPGGGVRGLAMSRTAGRWGERVVSHNATFKLLTDLRIFFFQKLTPLIPGRISNLRDADLLNRLVADVDAMDHVYLRLVSPVTVGVLGILCLTSFLMWFDSSLGLLLGGILVVLLAVWPVLFYKLGQRNGGQLTQNKANLRITTLDWIEGYSELTLFGAEERYRNAILVSQQKLMNNQYVNANLTGLASALLMLLNGWTLVLILWLSSDGVGGNAPDPFIALMAFATMASFELLMPIAGAFQYLGQTLSSAKRLNEVILTKPDVEFPEQAASLSSELDIQFSDVTFNYPDSEHNVLSNVELSIPAKSKMAIVGQTGSGKSTLIQLLTRYWDPKNGDISIAGTSLKQWSEKQLRDSISVVSQRVDILNGSLRDNLLIAKPDASDTELSELLTKVGLVKLLDDTALDAWLGDGGRQLSGGEKRRIGIARAILHNAPILLLDEPTEGLDKQTESSIMSLFDEHFEGKTVIFITHRLVGLSKMDSIVLIEQGAIIEKGSHSQLLADKGRYHQLHQAL; encoded by the coding sequence ATGCGTGATTTACTGCCTTACCTTAAACTCTACAAAAAACACTGGTTTGGCTTATCGCTAGGCATGCTACTGGCATTTGCTACGCTTTCGGCCTCAATCGGTTTGCTGACTTTATCTGGTTGGTTTATTTCCGCATCAGCAGTAGCTGGTCTCACCATCGCACGTGAAACATTCAACTACATGTTACCTGGAGGCGGTGTCCGCGGGCTTGCTATGAGCCGAACTGCCGGTCGCTGGGGTGAACGTGTTGTTAGCCACAATGCTACATTTAAGCTTTTAACCGATCTTCGAATTTTCTTCTTCCAGAAGCTGACTCCGTTAATCCCTGGACGCATATCCAATCTGCGTGATGCCGATTTATTAAATCGCTTAGTCGCCGATGTCGATGCAATGGATCATGTCTACCTAAGACTTGTTAGCCCTGTCACCGTTGGTGTTCTTGGTATTCTTTGCTTAACGTCATTTCTAATGTGGTTTGACAGTTCCTTAGGCTTGCTTCTTGGTGGGATTTTAGTCGTTCTCCTTGCAGTATGGCCTGTACTTTTTTACAAGCTAGGACAGCGTAACGGTGGGCAACTCACCCAAAACAAAGCGAATTTACGAATCACGACGCTAGATTGGATTGAAGGGTACAGTGAGCTTACCCTATTCGGTGCAGAAGAGCGCTACCGTAACGCAATCTTAGTTTCTCAGCAGAAGTTGATGAATAACCAATATGTTAACGCCAACTTAACCGGGCTCGCTTCTGCGCTGTTGATGCTGCTTAACGGTTGGACACTGGTACTTATTCTGTGGTTATCCTCTGATGGTGTTGGCGGAAATGCGCCAGACCCGTTTATCGCTTTGATGGCGTTTGCAACTATGGCAAGTTTCGAATTATTAATGCCAATCGCCGGCGCTTTCCAATACCTAGGTCAAACACTGTCTTCAGCTAAGCGACTTAATGAAGTTATTCTGACAAAGCCAGACGTTGAATTTCCAGAACAAGCGGCTTCATTATCATCTGAACTAGATATCCAATTTTCTGATGTGACGTTTAATTACCCAGATTCTGAACACAATGTTCTTTCAAACGTTGAATTGTCCATTCCAGCAAAAAGTAAAATGGCGATTGTAGGACAAACTGGCTCAGGTAAATCAACATTAATACAGTTACTGACTCGTTACTGGGATCCGAAAAATGGCGACATTTCTATTGCAGGCACTTCATTAAAACAATGGAGCGAGAAACAATTAAGAGATTCAATCAGTGTTGTAAGTCAACGTGTTGATATTCTTAACGGCTCACTGCGTGATAACTTATTAATTGCGAAGCCTGATGCCTCAGATACAGAATTGAGTGAACTACTTACTAAAGTTGGGCTTGTGAAATTGCTGGATGATACTGCATTAGATGCATGGCTAGGTGATGGCGGTAGACAGCTTTCTGGTGGTGAAAAGCGCCGAATTGGTATTGCCCGTGCAATTTTGCATAATGCCCCAATTCTACTGTTAGATGAACCAACAGAAGGGTTAGATAAGCAGACTGAAAGCAGTATCATGTCACTCTTCGATGAACACTTTGAAGGTAAAACGGTTATATTTATTACACACCGTTTGGTTGGACTCTCAAAAATGGATTCAATTGTTCTAATAGAACAAGGTGCAATTATTGAGAAGGGATCACACTCTCAATTGCTAGCTGATAAAGGACGATACCACCAGCTGCACCAAGCTTTGTAG
- the serC gene encoding 3-phosphoserine/phosphohydroxythreonine transaminase — protein MSPMEPKVENIYNFSAGPATLPKPVMKQAQADFIDWNGLGTSVMEISHRSKEFIKVADEAEQDLRDLLSIPDNYKVLFCHGGARAQFAAVPMNLLGQSKKATYIDAGYWAESAVNEAEKYCEVDAFDAKTTIDGKAAVIPASEWKVTADSAYVHFCPNETIDGIEINELPQTDKPIVADLSSTILSRQIDVSKYGVIYAGAQKNIGPAGICIVIVRDDLLELASEALPSVLSYKVLAEKDSMFNTPPTYAWYLSGLVFKWLKEQGGVEAIEHVNREKAELLYNHIDESDFYKNDVHTNNRSRMNVPFQLAKPELDAQFLELADKAGLKSLKGHRAVGGMRASIYNAMSLEGVQALVDFMKAFEKDNA, from the coding sequence ATGTCCCCAATGGAACCGAAAGTAGAGAATATATATAACTTTAGTGCTGGCCCCGCTACATTACCAAAGCCAGTAATGAAGCAAGCCCAAGCCGACTTTATTGATTGGAATGGTCTGGGCACTTCAGTGATGGAAATCAGCCACCGCAGTAAGGAGTTCATTAAGGTTGCTGACGAAGCAGAGCAAGATTTACGCGATCTGCTAAGCATTCCTGATAACTATAAAGTGCTTTTCTGCCATGGTGGTGCACGTGCTCAATTTGCAGCTGTTCCAATGAACCTACTTGGTCAATCCAAAAAAGCGACATATATCGATGCGGGTTACTGGGCTGAAAGTGCTGTAAATGAAGCAGAAAAATACTGCGAAGTTGATGCGTTTGATGCTAAGACAACCATTGATGGCAAAGCTGCGGTTATCCCTGCAAGTGAGTGGAAAGTTACAGCTGATTCAGCTTATGTACATTTCTGCCCGAACGAAACTATCGACGGAATCGAGATTAACGAACTTCCTCAAACCGATAAGCCTATTGTCGCTGATTTATCTTCTACGATTCTATCTCGCCAAATTGACGTGTCTAAATATGGTGTGATCTACGCGGGTGCTCAAAAGAACATTGGTCCTGCTGGTATCTGTATCGTTATTGTACGTGATGATTTATTGGAACTAGCAAGCGAGGCGTTACCAAGTGTATTGAGCTACAAAGTGCTGGCTGAAAAAGATTCAATGTTCAACACGCCGCCAACATACGCATGGTACTTATCTGGTTTGGTATTTAAGTGGTTGAAAGAACAAGGAGGCGTAGAAGCGATTGAGCATGTCAATCGTGAAAAAGCTGAGTTACTTTATAACCACATTGATGAGTCTGATTTCTATAAAAATGATGTTCATACCAATAACCGTTCTCGTATGAATGTACCATTCCAACTCGCTAAGCCTGAGCTTGATGCTCAATTTTTAGAGCTCGCTGATAAAGCTGGTTTGAAGTCTTTAAAAGGGCACCGAGCTGTTGGCGGGATGCGAGCGTCTATTTATAACGCGATGTCACTTGAAGGTGTTCAAGCCCTTGTTGATTTCATGAAAGCATTTGAAAAAGACAACGCATAA